A window of the Vibrio fluvialis genome harbors these coding sequences:
- the barA gene encoding two-component sensor histidine kinase BarA — MTRYGLRARVITLTLAPTLIIGLLLSALFSFNRYHDLETQVLNAGASIIEPLAIASEDALKNQSRESVRRIISYAHRKNSKFVRSIAVFDARHELFVTSNFHPNFEALMYPKDKPIPVLSSSQLDDNTLILRTPILAESRLIEDNLNAQSTPVLGYIAIELDLSSLRLQQYQEIFSACLVLIMGLLLSGVFAFRLMHDVTRPITHMKNMVDRIRRGHLDVRIEGKMHGELDSLKKGINAMAVSLSEYHVEMQHSIDQATSDLRETLEQLEIQNVELDIAKKRAQEAARVKSEFLANMSHELRTPLNGVIGFTRQMLKTQLTNSQADYLQTIEKSANNLLTIINDILDFSKLEAGKLALENIPFEFQETLEEVVNLQATSAHEKGLEITLKVDPKIPAGLVGDPLRIQQVLTNLVGNSIKFTERGNIDISVEMRSQRDDVVELQFMVRDTGIGISERQQAQLFQAFSQADASISRRYGGTGLGLVITQKLVSQMGGEISLTSRLHQGSTFWFTLRLHITEMPMSDWLDPQVLSNKQLLLVEPNMQAASIVQQLLVQAGLTVTYRSAMPEESDHFDYVLLNLAPSKETDVELVEQWVQRAISITSNVIVGTPSTELALADLLMKQYPVQCITKPLSRKKLLQTLIAHQPAVVEAPPQELPVKQDKMPLTVMAVDDNPANLKLITALLQERVDAVVSCTNGQDAIEQARQRHFDIVLMDIQMPHMDGVTACKEIKQLELNQNTPVIAVTAHAMSGERDRLLKAGMDDYLTKPIEEHILQQVLVHWSPESLQHDVNKIELPEPIEFDANAISSDEPEHSNIIVDWQAALKQAANKEDLAREMLRMLVESIPEVNQVVEMALEDDEYLIADLLHHVHKLHGSCSYSGVPRLKKVCATLEQTLRSGASISDVEPELFELQDEMEKVIATAQPYLTEQPE; from the coding sequence ATGACCCGATATGGCTTACGTGCGCGCGTAATTACTCTGACTCTGGCTCCGACCCTGATTATCGGGCTGTTGCTCAGCGCCCTGTTTTCCTTCAACCGCTACCATGATCTGGAGACGCAAGTCCTCAATGCCGGCGCCAGTATCATTGAACCACTGGCGATTGCCAGTGAAGATGCGCTGAAAAATCAGAGCCGCGAATCGGTGCGCCGCATCATCAGTTACGCACACCGCAAGAATTCTAAATTTGTCCGCAGTATCGCGGTATTTGACGCGCGCCATGAGCTGTTCGTCACCTCCAACTTCCATCCCAATTTCGAAGCGCTGATGTATCCGAAGGACAAACCAATCCCGGTCCTCAGCAGCTCACAACTGGATGACAACACCCTGATCCTGCGCACACCAATCCTGGCTGAAAGCCGTTTGATCGAAGATAACCTTAATGCGCAATCCACCCCAGTGCTGGGTTACATCGCCATTGAACTGGATCTCTCGTCACTACGCCTGCAGCAATATCAGGAAATTTTCTCCGCCTGTCTGGTGCTGATCATGGGACTGCTGCTGTCCGGCGTATTTGCCTTCCGTCTGATGCACGACGTGACCCGCCCGATTACGCACATGAAAAATATGGTCGACCGCATTCGCCGCGGCCATCTTGATGTGCGTATCGAAGGCAAAATGCACGGCGAGCTCGATTCGCTGAAAAAAGGCATCAACGCAATGGCGGTCTCGCTGTCGGAATACCACGTAGAGATGCAGCACAGCATCGATCAGGCGACTTCGGATTTGCGCGAAACGCTGGAACAGTTGGAGATCCAGAACGTCGAGCTGGATATCGCGAAAAAACGCGCGCAGGAAGCAGCGCGGGTCAAATCGGAATTCCTCGCCAACATGTCGCACGAGCTGCGCACTCCGCTGAATGGTGTGATTGGCTTTACCCGTCAGATGCTGAAAACCCAGCTGACTAACAGTCAGGCCGATTACCTGCAAACAATTGAAAAGTCGGCCAACAACCTGCTAACCATCATCAATGACATTCTCGACTTCTCGAAACTGGAAGCGGGCAAACTGGCACTGGAAAACATTCCGTTTGAGTTCCAGGAAACGCTGGAAGAAGTGGTTAATCTGCAAGCCACCAGCGCGCATGAAAAAGGGCTGGAAATCACGCTCAAAGTGGATCCGAAGATCCCGGCTGGTCTGGTCGGCGACCCACTGCGTATTCAACAGGTACTGACCAACCTGGTCGGTAACTCCATCAAGTTTACCGAGCGTGGCAACATCGACATCAGTGTCGAAATGCGCTCGCAGCGCGATGATGTGGTGGAGCTGCAATTTATGGTGCGTGATACCGGGATTGGTATTTCCGAGCGTCAGCAAGCGCAGTTGTTCCAGGCCTTCAGTCAGGCCGACGCCAGCATTTCACGTCGCTACGGCGGCACCGGTTTGGGCTTGGTTATTACCCAGAAACTGGTCAGCCAGATGGGCGGCGAAATCAGCCTCACCAGCCGCCTGCACCAGGGTTCCACCTTCTGGTTCACTCTGCGTCTGCACATTACCGAAATGCCAATGAGCGACTGGCTGGATCCGCAAGTACTGAGCAACAAACAATTGCTGCTGGTTGAGCCGAACATGCAGGCGGCGTCGATAGTGCAGCAACTGCTGGTGCAAGCGGGCCTGACCGTGACCTATCGTTCAGCGATGCCGGAAGAATCGGATCATTTCGATTATGTGTTGCTGAATCTGGCGCCGAGCAAAGAAACCGATGTTGAACTGGTTGAGCAGTGGGTGCAGCGTGCGATTAGTATCACCTCGAATGTGATTGTCGGTACCCCGAGTACTGAACTGGCACTGGCCGACCTGCTGATGAAGCAGTATCCGGTGCAGTGTATTACCAAGCCGCTGTCGCGTAAGAAACTGCTGCAGACGCTGATCGCGCATCAACCCGCAGTGGTGGAAGCGCCGCCGCAGGAACTGCCCGTCAAGCAAGACAAGATGCCACTCACCGTAATGGCAGTCGATGACAACCCGGCTAACCTGAAGCTGATCACTGCACTACTGCAAGAACGCGTGGATGCCGTAGTCTCCTGCACCAACGGTCAGGATGCGATTGAGCAAGCTCGCCAGCGTCACTTCGACATCGTTCTGATGGACATTCAGATGCCACACATGGACGGCGTGACGGCGTGTAAAGAGATTAAGCAACTGGAACTCAATCAGAATACGCCCGTGATTGCCGTCACCGCGCATGCGATGTCCGGCGAACGCGATCGCCTGCTTAAGGCAGGCATGGACGACTACCTGACCAAACCGATTGAAGAGCATATTCTGCAACAGGTACTGGTGCACTGGAGTCCGGAATCACTGCAGCATGACGTAAACAAGATAGAGTTGCCCGAGCCGATTGAGTTCGATGCCAACGCCATTAGCAGCGATGAGCCGGAACACAGCAACATCATCGTCGACTGGCAGGCAGCGCTCAAACAAGCGGCCAATAAGGAAGACTTGGCGCGTGAAATGCTCAGGATGCTGGTCGAGTCGATTCCGGAAGTGAATCAGGTAGTCGAAATGGCTCTGGAAGATGATGAATACTTGATTGCCGATCTGCTCCATCACGTACACAAACTGCACGGTAGTTGCTCCTACAGCGGCGTACCACGCTTGAAGAAAGTGTGTGCCACGCTGGAGCAAACGCTGCGTTCGGGCGCCAGCATCAGCGATGTCGAGCCAGAACTGTTTGAACTGCAGGATGAGATGGAAAAGGTCATTGCCACCGCGCAACCGTACTTAACCGAACAGCCCGAGTAG
- the rlmD gene encoding 23S rRNA (uracil(1939)-C(5))-methyltransferase RlmD, with the protein MARFFQPKKKTTINQKHQSVTVTKLDHQGAGIAYHEGKPVFIDGALPGEDVLMQLTESKSKFARAKLIKVLKPSAQRVTPFCPYYAECGGCDLQHLEHAAQIEHKQQALSQLMTKFAGQQLALSEPVIASDKGYRRRARLSLMWDRKTQQLQFGFRRKQSKSIVTVTDCAVLEPKLNELLPELNTLLGGFAHPEQLGHVELVKADNTRVLVLRHLAPLTAKDQSALEAFVALHDLTLYLMPSSDKLELIRGEGAVYGEAGVTIPFLPSNFIQVNQQVNQAMVAQALEWLEVSPDERVLDLFCGLGNFSLPLAKIAKQVVGVEGIDDMVERAKANTALNNLNNVSFYQANLEQDMTGEAWAAEKFDKVLLDPARAGAAGIVDQLAELGAKRVVYVSCNPATLARDSQSLLSQGYQLVKLGMLDMFPHTSHLESMALFVKNR; encoded by the coding sequence ATGGCACGTTTTTTCCAACCGAAAAAGAAAACCACCATCAATCAGAAACATCAGTCCGTCACGGTGACGAAACTCGACCATCAGGGCGCGGGTATCGCCTACCACGAAGGTAAGCCGGTGTTCATTGACGGTGCCTTACCCGGCGAAGATGTACTGATGCAACTGACCGAAAGCAAAAGTAAGTTTGCCCGTGCCAAGCTGATTAAAGTACTGAAACCGAGCGCGCAACGTGTGACGCCTTTTTGTCCGTATTATGCTGAGTGTGGTGGCTGCGACTTACAGCACCTAGAGCACGCGGCACAAATCGAACACAAGCAGCAGGCGCTCAGCCAACTGATGACGAAATTCGCCGGTCAGCAACTGGCGCTGTCTGAGCCGGTTATCGCGAGCGATAAAGGTTATCGCCGCCGCGCACGTCTGAGCCTGATGTGGGATAGAAAAACGCAGCAACTGCAGTTCGGTTTTCGCCGCAAGCAAAGCAAAAGCATTGTCACTGTCACCGACTGTGCGGTGCTGGAACCCAAGTTAAATGAATTGTTGCCGGAGCTGAACACGCTGCTGGGCGGCTTTGCTCACCCGGAGCAGTTGGGGCATGTCGAGTTGGTCAAAGCCGACAACACGCGCGTGCTGGTGCTGCGTCATCTGGCGCCGCTGACCGCCAAAGACCAAAGCGCCTTGGAGGCATTTGTCGCTCTGCATGACCTCACTCTGTATCTGATGCCAAGCAGCGATAAGCTGGAGCTAATACGCGGTGAAGGCGCCGTCTATGGTGAAGCGGGCGTGACGATTCCGTTTCTGCCGAGCAACTTTATTCAGGTGAATCAGCAGGTCAATCAGGCGATGGTCGCCCAGGCTCTGGAGTGGTTGGAGGTTTCACCTGACGAGCGTGTGTTAGATTTGTTCTGTGGTTTGGGTAACTTCAGTCTGCCGCTGGCGAAAATCGCGAAACAAGTCGTCGGCGTGGAAGGCATTGACGACATGGTTGAGCGTGCCAAAGCGAACACCGCACTAAATAATCTCAATAACGTCTCGTTTTATCAGGCTAATTTGGAACAAGATATGACAGGTGAGGCGTGGGCAGCCGAAAAATTTGATAAAGTATTGCTCGACCCGGCCCGAGCCGGAGCGGCAGGTATCGTTGACCAGTTGGCCGAATTGGGTGCCAAACGCGTGGTTTACGTCTCGTGTAATCCTGCTACGCTTGCTCGTGACAGTCAAAGCTTGCTGAGTCAGGGATACCAGTTGGTGAAATTGGGAATGCTTGATATGTTCCCTCATACCAGCCATCTGGAA